A part of Rhopalosiphum maidis isolate BTI-1 chromosome 3, ASM367621v3, whole genome shotgun sequence genomic DNA contains:
- the LOC113557843 gene encoding probable 26S proteasome non-ATPase regulatory subunit 3 produces MAATVESIPDVEMTDVSNLQEKKDTAAIQEIRDQICLIEKAVQTKETRFMLRVLRTWSVTRRKLNPVVLWSVINDFYIHCASDKDLLLSYITMPTQLPEAIKMRSGKNATGVLLPEIDGYIRLLVLVQLIDNNDYKKAVEFSDLLMVKIIETNRFTLDLISAKAYFYHMRCYELTDQLHKIKGFLYSRLRTATLKKDYEGQAVLINCLLRNYLHYNLYDQADKLIQKSVFPEKASNNECARFLYYQGRIKAIRLEYSIAHKNLLQALRKAPENTAVGFRQIVQKFAITVELLLGDIPERYIFRQASLRKALVPYFRLTQSVRLGDMAMFSETLENFKENFLSDHTYMLVVRLRHNVIKTAIRAIGESYSRISFDHIAEKLGLDSSEDAEFIVSKAIRDDVIQATIDSEHGYVLSKEPADIYCTLEPQVAFHQRISFSLNLHNQIVKDMRYPHESYGKDLESAKERREREQQKMELAKKIAEEDDDAFL; encoded by the coding sequence ATGGCCGCTACAGTTGAATCTATTCCTGACGTCGAAATGACAGATGTATCAAATCTCCAAGAAAAAAAAGACACTGCGGCTATCCAAGAAATAAGGGACCAAATTTGTCTGATTGAGAAGGCCGTTCAAACGAAAGAAACGCGTTTCATGTTGCGTGTCTTACGAACGTGGTCTGTCACCCGCCGCAAGCTTAATCCTGTGGTCTTGTGGTCCGTCATTAACGATTTCTACATACACTGTGCTTCCGACAAAGacctattattatcatatattactaTGCCGACTCAACTACCAGAAGCAATCAAGATGCGCTCAGGTAAAAATGCCACAGGGGTACTACTCCCTGAAATCGACGGCTATATCCGCTTGTTAGTGTTAGTGCAACTTATTGATAACAATGATTACAAAAAGGCCGTAGAATTTTCTGATTTATTGatggttaaaataattgaaacaaaTAGATTTACGCTAGATTTGATTTCTGCTAAAGCATATTTCTATCATATGAGATGTTACGAACTAACGGatcaattacataaaattaaagggTTCCTTTATAGTCGCCTTAGAACGGCAACTCTTAAAAAAGATTATGAAGGACAAGCCGTGCTTATTAACTGCCTGTTGCGTAATTATTTGCACTATAATCTATATGATCAAGCTGATAAGTTAAttcaaaaatcagtttttccGGAAAAAGCAAGTAATAATGAATGTGCTCGTTTCTTATACTACCAAGGTCGTATTAAGGCCATTCGTCTTGAATATTCCATTGcacataaaaatttacttcAAGCTTTGCGCAAAGCGCCAGAAAATACAGCAGTTGGCTTCAGACAGATAGTACAGAAGTTTGCCATTACAGTAGAATTACTATTAGGTGACATTCCCGAAAGATATATATTTCGTCAAGCTAGTTTGCGTAAGGCATTGGTACCATACTTCAGACTTACCCAATCAGTCCGTTTAGGAGACATGGCAATGTTTAGTGAAACATTGGAGAACTTTAAGGAAAATTTCCTTAGTGACCATACTTACATGTTGGTTGTACGTTTACGTCATAACGTCATCAAAACTGCTATTAGAGCTATTGGCGAGTCGTATTCACGCATTTCATTCGATCATATTGCTGAAAAGCTTGGGTTGGATTCTTCTGAAGATGCCGAATTTATTGTTTCCAAAGCCATTAGAGATGATGTTATACAAGCAACCATTGATTCTGAACACGGGTATGTGCTTAGCAAAGAACCAGCTGACATATACTGCACACTCGAACCCCAGGTAGCTTTCCATCAACGTATATCCTTTTCTTTGAATTTGCACAATCAAATTGTTAAGGACATGCGTTATCCTCATGAATCATATGGCAAGGATTTGGAGTCGGCCAAGGAACGTCGTGAACGCGAACAACAAAAAATGGAATTAGCAAAAAAGATAGCAGAAGAAGATGATGATGCATTCCTTTGA